A single genomic interval of bacterium harbors:
- a CDS encoding class I SAM-dependent DNA methyltransferase, translating to MIVGEIKSKVDRLWDTFWSGGISNPLTVMEQISYLLFIKRLDDIHTAREKKAHRLKRDIENPIFSPEQNHLRWSQFKDFDPEKMHFVVMNEVFPFIKKIGNDGSSYAKYMKDAIFMIQKPVLLVEAVDMINDIPMEDRDTKGDLYEYLLSKIASAGVNGQFRTPRHIINMMVELMQIKPDDVICDPACGTGGFLVAAGEYLRKEHPEIFSNQELMHHFNEKMFHGFDFDVTMLRIGCMNMILHGIENPNIQYKDSLSEDSSHEADICTCVLANPPFKGSIDKKAIAKNLLSEVSTSKTELLFLPLMLRLLKTGGRCAVIVPDGVLFGASNAHKDLRKILVDQHKLEAVISMPSGVFKPYAGVSTGILIFTKTNSGGTDKVWYYDMQADGLSLDEKRTELDSTKHECNNLPDIINRYKNLQAEESRTRTDQSFFVPKDEIISNGYDLSINRYKEVVYEEVQYNSPKKILEEVSTLESKIQQGIKELEALLA from the coding sequence ATGATTGTGGGTGAAATAAAATCAAAAGTTGACAGACTTTGGGATACCTTTTGGAGTGGCGGGATTTCAAACCCTTTAACGGTTATGGAACAGATTTCATATTTATTATTCATAAAAAGACTTGATGATATTCATACGGCGAGAGAAAAGAAGGCTCACAGACTTAAGCGTGATATTGAAAATCCTATCTTTTCACCTGAACAAAATCACCTTCGCTGGTCACAATTTAAAGATTTCGACCCTGAAAAAATGCACTTTGTTGTAATGAATGAAGTTTTCCCTTTTATAAAAAAGATAGGCAATGACGGCTCTTCATATGCAAAGTATATGAAAGATGCAATCTTTATGATACAAAAGCCTGTTTTGTTGGTTGAAGCTGTTGATATGATTAATGATATCCCTATGGAAGACAGAGATACCAAAGGCGATCTCTATGAATATTTGCTTTCCAAAATAGCCTCGGCAGGGGTAAACGGGCAGTTCAGAACTCCGAGGCATATTATAAATATGATGGTTGAACTGATGCAGATTAAGCCCGATGATGTTATTTGTGACCCTGCTTGCGGTACGGGCGGTTTTCTTGTAGCAGCGGGAGAATACTTAAGAAAAGAACACCCTGAAATCTTTTCCAATCAAGAATTAATGCACCATTTTAACGAAAAAATGTTTCACGGGTTTGATTTTGATGTGACAATGCTCCGAATCGGCTGTATGAATATGATTTTGCACGGCATAGAAAATCCGAATATTCAGTACAAAGATTCTTTATCTGAAGACAGTTCTCACGAAGCTGATATATGCACTTGCGTATTGGCAAACCCCCCGTTTAAAGGGTCTATTGACAAGAAAGCCATTGCGAAGAACCTTCTTTCGGAAGTCAGCACTTCCAAGACAGAACTTTTGTTTTTGCCTTTAATGCTCAGATTGCTTAAAACAGGCGGAAGATGTGCGGTAATTGTTCCTGACGGTGTATTGTTCGGGGCTTCTAACGCTCATAAAGATTTAAGAAAGATTCTTGTCGACCAGCATAAACTTGAGGCAGTTATTTCTATGCCTTCAGGAGTGTTTAAACCTTATGCAGGAGTTTCAACGGGGATATTAATTTTTACAAAAACTAATTCAGGCGGTACTGATAAAGTCTGGTACTATGATATGCAGGCAGACGGACTCAGCCTTGATGAGAAAAGAACAGAGTTGGATTCGACAAAACACGAATGCAATAATCTTCCCGATATTATTAATCGTTATAAGAATTTGCAAGCAGAGGAATCCCGAACAAGAACGGATCAGTCTTTCTTTGTTCCGAAAGATGAAATTATCTCAAATGGTTATGATTTAAGCATAAACAGGTATAAAGAAGTTGTTTATGAAGAAGTGCAGTATAATTCGCCTAAGAAAATTCTTGAAGAAGTCAGCACTCTTGAATCTAAAATTCAGCAAGGTATAAAAGAGCTAGAGGCTTTACTTGCATGA
- a CDS encoding tyrosine-type recombinase/integrase has protein sequence MPVYQTDSNKWYINLMIRGQRYHRAVPEATSKKDAEKAEIIIKAQLLQGKYSLVEGIGEMPFPKLNETYKEYIMSAKKGWKEEQSKIRKLSAFFGKCKLKEITPDLISRYRSERQRMPKKNGKPLSGATINREVSILSKMLSIALENGWILSNPCRAVKKLKEETKLERYLQSDEEERLLNNCVGAQMYMKPLLICALHTGMRRGEILNLKWVHVNLQEGFITVTMTKSGKNRNIPISPALTEHLKELYNNRQSEYVFTNPITQQPYKDIKKSFLTLCSKSGIEKLRFHDLRHTAATRMVAMGVELVIVQDILGHSQITTTMRYAHPVPERKRMAIEALANFR, from the coding sequence ATGCCTGTATATCAAACTGATAGTAATAAATGGTATATAAACCTTATGATACGAGGTCAAAGGTATCATAGGGCGGTTCCTGAAGCAACAAGTAAAAAAGATGCGGAAAAAGCTGAAATAATAATTAAAGCCCAACTTCTTCAAGGTAAGTACAGTTTAGTAGAGGGAATAGGCGAAATGCCTTTCCCTAAGCTAAATGAAACTTATAAAGAATATATAATGTCAGCCAAGAAAGGCTGGAAGGAAGAACAAAGTAAAATCAGGAAGTTAAGTGCTTTCTTCGGAAAGTGTAAGCTGAAAGAAATAACTCCCGATTTGATTTCAAGATATCGATCTGAACGGCAAAGGATGCCTAAAAAGAACGGTAAGCCTCTATCAGGTGCAACAATTAATCGTGAAGTGTCAATTTTAAGTAAGATGCTCTCTATTGCTCTTGAAAACGGCTGGATTCTTTCAAATCCCTGTCGTGCTGTAAAAAAACTTAAAGAAGAAACCAAATTGGAGCGTTATTTGCAGTCAGATGAAGAAGAAAGGTTGTTAAATAACTGTGTCGGAGCACAAATGTACATGAAGCCTCTGCTTATATGCGCTCTGCACACAGGGATGAGAAGAGGGGAGATATTAAACTTGAAATGGGTTCATGTGAACTTACAAGAGGGGTTTATTACTGTAACCATGACCAAAAGCGGAAAGAACAGAAATATTCCTATAAGTCCTGCATTAACGGAACATTTAAAAGAACTTTATAATAACAGGCAATCAGAATATGTTTTTACAAACCCGATTACTCAACAGCCTTATAAAGACATAAAAAAGAGCTTTTTAACTCTTTGCAGTAAGTCAGGTATTGAGAAATTAAGATTTCATGATTTAAGGCACACAGCAGCTACAAGAATGGTCGCTATGGGCGTAGAATTGGTTATTGTTCAGGATATTCTCGGGCATTCGCAAATTACTACCACTATGCGGTATGCTCACCCTGTTCCAGAGCGTAAAAGGATGGCTATTGAGGCGTTGGCAAATTTCAGATAA
- a CDS encoding helix-turn-helix domain-containing protein, whose protein sequence is MQNLETTDLLTVEEVADILKSTTKSIYTYISAKGSKPRNKFPSEIYLKIGRKVLFIKPKLMEWLLSGAKMEKTLGIVGN, encoded by the coding sequence ATGCAAAACCTAGAAACCACAGATTTATTGACCGTTGAAGAAGTAGCCGACATCCTAAAAAGCACAACCAAGAGCATTTACACCTACATAAGTGCTAAAGGAAGCAAGCCAAGAAACAAGTTTCCTTCAGAAATTTATTTAAAAATCGGAAGAAAAGTATTGTTTATTAAGCCGAAGTTAATGGAATGGCTCTTGTCAGGGGCAAAAATGGAAAAAACTTTAGGAATTGTGGGTAACTAA
- a CDS encoding zincin-like metallopeptidase domain-containing protein, whose translation MDIRQNMTDKIILALESGVTPWRCPFERTALPTNLKTKNNYNGINTLCLWLTSKLSGYTSNYWLGFAQARTLGGKVRKGEKGTPIIVCQTAKKKGDASGNDEELITRFFKTDYVFNIDQIENLEAETENPEIKSVAEIETFISSTGASLRHQGERAYFDIKEDFINMPYKSKFKDERGYYSTLFHELTHWTGHESRLNRLELKDKKDRAFEELVAEIGSSFLSAEYGISVDIENTASYIESWLENLKKDKNYIFKASGKASEAVSYIQKF comes from the coding sequence ATGGACATAAGACAAAATATGACAGATAAAATAATATTAGCCCTTGAAAGTGGTGTTACTCCTTGGAGATGCCCTTTTGAAAGAACAGCTTTGCCGACAAATTTAAAAACAAAAAATAATTATAACGGTATAAACACTTTGTGCCTATGGCTTACTTCAAAGTTAAGCGGATATACAAGCAATTACTGGTTAGGGTTTGCACAAGCAAGGACACTCGGGGGCAAAGTCAGGAAAGGAGAAAAAGGAACTCCGATAATAGTATGCCAGACGGCAAAGAAAAAAGGTGATGCAAGCGGGAATGATGAAGAACTCATCACCCGCTTTTTTAAAACGGATTATGTTTTCAATATTGACCAGATAGAAAACTTGGAAGCAGAAACAGAAAATCCCGAAATAAAATCAGTAGCAGAAATAGAAACTTTTATTTCATCAACAGGGGCTTCTTTAAGACATCAGGGAGAAAGAGCCTACTTTGACATAAAAGAAGACTTTATAAATATGCCGTATAAGTCTAAGTTCAAAGATGAACGAGGGTATTACTCAACTCTGTTTCACGAACTTACTCACTGGACAGGTCATGAAAGCAGGCTGAACAGACTTGAATTGAAGGACAAGAAAGACAGAGCCTTTGAAGAGCTTGTTGCTGAAATAGGTTCTAGCTTCCTAAGTGCAGAGTACGGAATTTCTGTTGATATTGAAAATACAGCCAGCTATATAGAAAGTTGGCTTGAAAATTTAAAGAAAGATAAAAACTACATCTTCAAGGCTTCGGGGAAGGCAAGCGAAGCCGTAAGTTATATCCAAAAGTTTTGA